A genomic window from Salvelinus alpinus chromosome 10, SLU_Salpinus.1, whole genome shotgun sequence includes:
- the LOC139532632 gene encoding uncharacterized protein: MGNLPEVIKACGYIHNVSAVKRGKKTGYFNAVLQQEDESRNLIVFQPQLRDRFATAESRRTPVKLVKVVLQPSISRNNKMEIMFTYTSTFSTLKDLPFKFNSDLDGRVKDVALADLQEDKENTENAVKQKVNVTVEVIQKVKEGHCKTRFNKSMPMVEYLVGHIVDDSTTLTNLTVWGRENTVEEGKWYRVTNVSVVKYGGKTVLNTTPESTLVNVASGRKCDLPHDMVQPEKFEGKIIGYWLSQEYTCPEAHPLERVDTTEKMVTCKHCPMSYILSLMGRITRGKLSIQSDDLVSRVFTVEDRVIRNILRGRWEGRESEGH; this comes from the exons ATGGGGAATTTGCCGGAAGTAATCAAGGCCTGCGGTTACATCCACAATGTCTCAGcagtgaagagagggaagaagaCAGGATATTTCAATGCCGTTTTACAGCAAGAAGATGAGAGCAGGAATCTGATAGTTTTTCAGCCGCAGCTGCGAGACCGCTTTGCCACAGCAGAGAGTCGCAG AACTCCAGTGAAGTTGGTGAAAGTGGTGCTCCAGCCATCCATAAGCAGAAACAACAAGATGgagataatgtttacatacacatcCACATTTTCCACCCTCAAAGATTTACCCTTTAAATTCAACAGCGACCTTGACGGGAGGGTCAAGGATGTGGCCCTAGCTGACCTTCAAGAGGACAAAGAAAACACAGAAAATGCTGTAAAACAGAAG GTGAACGTTACAGTGGAGGTGATTCAGAAAGTGAAAGAGGGCCATTGTAAAACAAGATTTAACAAAAGCATGCCCATGGTGGAATACCTAGTCGGTCATATTGTAGATGATTCAACTACACTCACAAACCTGACCGTGTGGGGTCGTGAAAACACGGTTGAAGAGGGGAAATGGTACCGGGTCACCAATGTTTCTGTTGTTAAGTATGGGGGTAAAACCGTGCTGAACACAACACCAGAATCTACTCTGGTCAACGTGGCCAGTGGTAGGAAATGCGATCTGCCACACGACATGGTACAGCCTGAGAAGTTTGAAGGGAAAATCATTGGATACTGGTTGTCCCAAGAGTACACTTGCCCAGAAGCACACCCACTGGAGAGGGTGGACACCACTGAAAAGATGGTGACTTGTAAGCATTGCCCTATGTCGTACATACTATCCCTGATGGGAAGGATAACTAGAGGGAAGCTCTCCATACAATCTGATGATCTGGTCAGCCGGGTGTTCACTGTAGAGGACCGTGTCATCAGAAATATTCTGCGAGGaaggtgggaggggagagagtctgAAGGACATTGA